DNA sequence from the Leucoraja erinacea ecotype New England unplaced genomic scaffold, Leri_hhj_1 Leri_923S, whole genome shotgun sequence genome:
caggagTCCAAGTCAAACCCCCCGTCATCCGATTGCGatttcccgcggccattaagcactccgggtgatgcgaggtcgcacaccgggtcttggtgttagagcccccggcgtgcgctcgcagattcccgcggccattccaagcgggCGCTGGGGCGGTGCTGTCAGGTgccccccgctccaggagctcttcaaaacCCACCGCAACTCGGATCGGGAGAATTCGCCATTGCAGGAGCACTGAAAGCGGTCCTCCCTCCATGTACCCGCGGCTCCCGTGCGCCGTCCGCCATACACGCAGTGGCATCCTCCGATCTCTAATTAGGTGGTGTGTGTtatcagcagcgctcctccacctgTTCCGGTGTAGCGCTGTGGGTGTGAGTTGAGTGTCGTCTACCTCGTCCCCGGCTGCTGTATAAGTTGTGCCCCAATGACAACGGGATATgtcaaagtgtgtgtgtgtctatatttaTTGTGTCCCTCCCTGTGTAACATAAACCAGCCAAAAATATAAAAACTCAGACGGGCTGCAGAGCCGCTTGGCGTGACGGAGTCGgccgcgtgtgtggtgtgtgtatgtgtgtgtgagtgtgtgcggtgtgtgtatatgtgtatgagtgtgtgtatgtcggtctgtgtgtatgtgtgtgtatatatgtgtgtgtatatatatgtgtgtgtgtatacacatatgtgtgtacatgcgtgtgGGTGATCTCTAATGCTATGTCTCTCCGTTGCCCCCTGCAGTGTGGAGCAGGTGCTGTGCTGCCCCCCGCCGGCCCCCCACATGCCCATGTACACGCCGCTGACCAGCGCCTTCCCCCTGCCCAGCCCCCCGCTGGGTACCAGCTACCACGACGGCGACCAGGACCTGGACGATGACTACGATTCCTAGCTCCCACCGCCAGCGGCCACTGGCCGGCAACGCCAGCGTTTTACTCCCCGCGCCAGAGAGagcgcgtgcgtgcgcgtgtgtgtgtggctgcgtgtgtgtgtgtgagcttgtGTGTacatctgtgcgtgtgtgtgtgtgtgtgcatatgtgtacgTATATCCTGTCTccgcttcctccctccctcccacccccctactctcacccccctctctttcctctcctccctctctctcctctctctctctctcctcccctctctctctcccctctctcctccccttctctcctctcccctctcctctctcccctctctctctcctccattctctctccccccccttctcttctccccccccttctttctcccccccccttctttctctcctcccttcttctctcctcccttctctctctccccttttctctctccccccctccctctctcttctctcttcccctctctctctctctctctccctctcccccttctctctctctcctcctccttccctctctccccctctttctctctccctccccctctttccctcccctctctcaccccgtctctccctccttccccttctgaaAGAGATAACTTTCACAGTGTTTCCACCAAGGTTTATTTCTGTTGaacttccccttcccctctcccccctcctccctccctcccctcctcctcctctcccgctccccccctcccctctccccctccagacccctctcctccctcctcccccctcctctctctcttcccccctctttccccctcccccctcctcctctcccccctctcctcccccctccccttcccccccctctctccccctcccctctgcccccatGTTTTTATTGACCACAGACAGATTCacctcgtgtaggaaggaactgcagacgctggtttgaacccgaagataaggcacaaaacgctggagtaactcggcgggacgggcagcaactctggagagaaggaatgggcggcgtttcgggtcgagacccttctgcggaCCCGTTCCTCCTGCCTGCCCCCGCGGTCACTCCGGCGTTTTGCgtccaccttcggtgtaaaccggcacctgcagttcctcccccctccccctcccctcgtcgAATCGGCCGTTCCGttctaatttttttaatcaaattgtcAAATTCCATATCCGTGTGCAATAAAGTTTGGATGGAAGTAACTCGACCGGCAATCTCTTGCTCTTCCtcgacacggggggggggggggggggggggggggtcagttgggggagagcgcgggggggacatcatttcccacccccccccccccctccccctcaaaggCACAGAGTCCGAcaatctctccacctcccttcacAGCGAACACTTcttggtcatgaggtcataagtgatcggagcagggattaatattaaattaatattaacattttggaaaaacccaattaaaatgtggattatggaaagtgtctgagaccttacacttggaaaaaattagacttgtcctaattgacaaatcagaactatttgctagaatgtGGTCTccactgaggccagttcattggctatattgaagagggagttagatgtggcccttgtggctagagggatctctgcaggattggggatgatcagccatgatcatattgaatggcggtgcaggctctaagggccgaatggcctactcctgcacctattttctacgtttctattgattttctgaaagggtGAATTGGTTCAACACGGAAgcttgactgaaacttgaatccaggaaTGGATGAATAATTACACTTTACCTAATTGGAGACTTATAGAGAAAGGTTTGAggccaagttagggctttatctttggagcgcagaaggttaagggggggacttgatagaggtctttaaaatgatgagagggatagaccccggttgacgtggataagctttttcccattgagagtagggaagattcaaacaagaggacatgatttgagaattaagggacagaagtttaggggaaatatgagggggaacttctttactcagagagtggtagctgtgtggaatgagcttccagtggaagtggtggaggcaggttcaattttataatttaaaaataaattggataggtttatggacgggaaaggaatggagggttatggtctgagtgcaggtagatgggtgagagtaagtgttcggcacggactagaatgtccgagatggcctgtttccgtgctgtaattgttatatggttatatggtaattttGTCCCTTGTCTGTGCTTtgagtccaaaataaagtttatcattCTACATAAAAATCAggaggaatatatatatatatgtgtgtgtgtgttatatgattatatacatctatatcacattcacgtgtgtatgtgtgttctttcctacataatatAATCAGTTGTAAGCTCGATGAATAAAatcatccttaagttatacatcatttgttaatcttgctcaaaacaaatgTTATATTGTTAGATACTTCATTGAggtaaccccaccattacagacagatctcatcCACTCTCTGGATATTGGGAAGTCCAGACCCATTTTATTCCAGAGACACAAAAATACATTAAGGAACATTCCTAGAGTTGAGCAACTGGAACCTCCATGTagctattattttaccaaataccGCAGTTGTGAATAAGTGCGATcaaatgaattacagagtgcaagtttaatacaaacatcaactcattttaaacacagcacatgagccatttaaaaagattattttttaaaaaaactttaaaaagaagaaaatttaaaaaaaaagattaaaaaaagaaaattaacagaattgGCATATTAATCATTAACATAACATAGTAGAATTATGAATAGTGGGTCTAAcattatatcacacacacaaactgttcccccacaacgctgattacactgcgagagggatttACAAAGTCGGATCGGGTTACTAAAATGGCCGACGAAAAACCTGACGTTCcgctccgttacgtactacacgtcagcccattggttttagcaggagtggtctatcttagtGCTCCGCTCGTGCCGGATGTGAAGTCATAGAGGGGCGGAAGAGGCCATCAGAAGGGGGTGGGAAGTGCCCCGCTCTTGCCGGATGTGAAGTCATAGAGGGGGCGGAAGTTGGCCTCagaagggggggaaggcaggTTCGCTCTTTGCCGGATGTGAAAATCATAGAGGGGCGGGAAGTGGCCACAGAAGTGGGGATAAGGTCGGAGTAGGATCTGTGGGGGAATGTGCCCCGCTCTTGCCGGATGTGAAGTCATAGAGGGGCGGAAGTGACCACAGAAGGGGGATAAGCTCGCAGTAGGATCTTTGGGGGAATGTGCCCCGCTCTTGCCGGATGTGAAGTCATAGAGGGGCGGAAGTGGCCACAGAAGGGGGGGAAaagctcgctgtaggatctttgggggAATTTGCCCCGCTCTTGCCGGATGTGAAGTCATAGAGGGGCGGAAGTGGCCATAGAATGGGGGGGGAAAGTGCCCCGCTCTTGCCGGATGTGAAGTCATAGAGGGGCGGAAGTGGCCACAGAATGGGGGGAAAGTGCCCCGCTCTTGCCGGATGTGAAGTCATAGAGGGGCGGAAGTGGCCACAGAATGGGGGGGGAAACTGGGCCCAGTGCCCCGCTCTTGCCGGATGTGACGTCCTTTGCTGTGACGTCAGTGCGGCGGGGGGCGGAAGTGAAGCGAATTGTTTACTGCGTGAAGACAAGATGTCGGCGGCAGGTCTGTGGGTGATGGCGGCGGTGAtggcgacggcgacggtgagcgGCTCCATGCCGGGCGGCCTCAACCCCGTGTCCGTCAACGACGCCGGCGTCGTGAACGCGTCCCTGGCGGCCGCTGAGGCTTACAACCGGGGAAGCAACGACATGTACAGCAGCCGCGTCTCcagggtggtggaggcccagACACAGGtgattatataataataataataataatatttatttatatagcacttttcaacaaaaccagtatttgaaccaaagtgctttacagagattgattaaattaattgaacagatcaatgcaataaatccatacaaaacaaaaaaagagaaaaaagagaataagaaaaaagacacagaaacagtacactatagaaatcaacatgaaacgtccccccacagcagaattcactgtgagggaaggcaccaaaaatatccagtcctccccctcatagtccacccgaggtcggggcctatatctggcctcctcagccaacccggtacaatacaatacaatacatacatCTATATACGTGTGTTCAATCTAATCCGTTGTAAGTAAGGTCgctgtaaaggaaactagacgtcgtccatagtcctttaactaagtctttattcaaacactaataacacacgttccagtactgaccaaataatgacaaataaattgactcttgaccacaactggtctacacacgtactggaacccaacAGGGAGTGAACATacagacactacagttatactatagacggttacacaaacaagctggagaaactcagcgggtgcagcagcatctatggagcgaaggaaataggcaacgtttatgcccaaaaccctgaaggaaataggcaacgttttgggccgaaaccctgaaggaaataggtaacgttttgggccgaaacccggaaggaaataggcaacgtttatgcccaaaaccctgaaggaaataggcaacgttttgggccgaaaccctgaaggaaataggtaacgtttcgggccgaaaccctgaaggaaataggtaacgttttgggccgaaacccggaagggtttcggcccgaaacgttgcctatttccttcgctccgtagatgctgctgcacccgctgagtttctccagcttttttgtgtaaccttcaattatactatagaatgtgggagggatgatatgctaatgaggtagttacatatagggtgatttcaccaaaggtcaaatgagcgtagatccccccctcacgtgaccgaaaattttaactggaggacatctctcagtttggtacgtgttagtgaatggggaaacacgcactttcccacccgttaaaaacatggaaaacggccgatttttgagctgaaaattTCTGTGTAGTCGGGGGaccctgaagcacagcgacctaaaaatttcaggcaaaacaaaagatagaaagtgaggtaattacaagagggaactgaaggtagaaagcggcggaaatgaacagctgacatttgccgtggtgattttaagatccaaaatatcgggaattatcgcgtttgctcgctgaatttcatcaaaactaaggcattattaacttacttttgatgaaattcagtgcttcagggtcaccccgactagcacagaaaatttcagctcaaaaatcggccgttttccatgtttttaacgggtgggaaagtgcgtgtttccccattcacttacatgtaccaaactgagagatgtcctccagtcagaattttcggtcacgtgaggggggatctacgctcatttgacctttggtgaaatcaccctataacacacgttccagtactaaccacaactggtctacacacgtactggaacccaacagggagggaacatgcagacactacagttatactataggttacacaaacaagctggagaaactcagcgggtgcagcagcatctatgtggagcgaaggaaataggcaacgtttatgcccaaaaccctgaaggaaataggtaacgttttgggccgaaacccggaagggtttcggcccgaaacgttgcctatttccttcgctccgtagatgctgctgcacccactgagtttctccagcttttttgtgtaaccttcaattatactatagaatgtgggagggatgatatgctaatgaggtagttacatatagggtgatttcaccaaaggtcaaatgagcgtagatcccccctcacgtgaccgaaaattctgactggaggacatctctcagtttggtacatgttagtgaatggggaaacacgcactttcccacccgttaaaaacatggaaaacggccgatttttgagctgaaaatttctgtgctagtcggggtgaccctgaagcacagcgacctaaaattttcaggcaaaacaaaagatagaaagtgaggtaattacaagagggaactgaaggtagaaagcggcggaaatgaacagctgacatttgccgtggtgattttaagatccaaaatatcgggaattatcgcgtttgctcgctgaatttcatcaaaactaaggcattattaacttactaaAATTCAGCGAGCtttttcccgatattttggatcttaaaatcacagGCAATGTCAGCTTTCATTTCCGGGTCTAccccctcttgtaattacctagCTTTCTACTTTTGAAAATTTCAGCACCCCGACTAGCAcaaaaatttcagctcaaaaatcgttttccatgtttttaacgggtgggaaagtgcgtgtttccccattcacttacatgtaccaaactgagagatgtcctccagtcagaattttcgatcacgtgaggggggatctacgctcatttgacctttggtgaaatcaccctataacacacgttccagtactaaccacaactggtctacacacgtactggaacccaacagggagggaacatgcagacactacagttatactatagaaggttacacaaacaagctggagaaactcagcgggtgcagcagcatctatggagcgaaggaaataggcaacgtttatgcccaaaaccctgaaggaaataggtaacgttttgggccgaaacccggaagggtttcggcccgaaacgttgcctatttccttcgctccatagatgctgctgcacccactgagtttctccagcttttttgtgtaaccttcaattgtactatagaatgtgggagggatgaTATGCTAACGAGGTAGTTaaatatatggttgcatgcataaccatctaatcatccttaagttatacatcatgtgttaatcttgctcaaaacaaatgTTATTTTGTTCAATACTTCATTGAGGTAACCCcaccattacatagaaacatagacaaatattgtatgtatgtaaatctttattgtcatttcctgagtattcgcatacccagaggaaacaaaaaaacgttgctcaaccagtgtccattcagtgtgcatgaaaaataaatagaaataaaaaaatacatgtatcatgaacaaatttaacactctactaaacattcaacagccgttccgaccggcagtggcacaaca
Encoded proteins:
- the LOC129695044 gene encoding cystatin-like, whose translation is MSAAGLWVMAAVMATATVSGSMPGGLNPVSVNDAGVVNASLAAAEAYNRGSNDMYSSRVSRVVEAQTQVVAGILYHLKVELKTTTCRKLQGASTQSASCPFHQTAKKRLCEFKVWERVWVGPPKVTVGTCTLVTE